One Euphorbia lathyris chromosome 1, ddEupLath1.1, whole genome shotgun sequence DNA segment encodes these proteins:
- the LOC136235473 gene encoding protein NUCLEAR FUSION DEFECTIVE 2 — protein MSPPHFFTLLLFATYLPLILATIEGEYGSIKPSASPFESALQTLQHKINYSFENVGLLRRAMTHPSFSEENNKALSVGGVNVIDAYVAMRSLGKDIDISSKELNRRIAEVSRIETCYDDGMRLALQNAVRIASKINATSPTVVCGALRALFGAIAIDTGKSDVAGTIFWRVHTGETQNAFVFSV, from the exons ATGTCTCCTCCTCACTTCTTCACGCTGCTTCTCTTCGCTACATACTTGCCGCTG ATTCTAGCTACAATCGAGGGCGAATATGGGTCGATCAAACCCTCGGCATCACCATTTGAATCAGCTCTCCAAACATTACAGCACAAAATCAA CTATAGCTTTGAGAATGTTGGTCTTCTCCGCCGTGCAATGACCCACCCCTCTTTCTCCGAGGAGAACAACAAAGCATTGAGTGTTGGGGGTGTGAATGTCATAGACGCATATGTGGCTATGCGTTCCCTTGGTAAAGACATTGATATCTCCTCGAAAGAGCTCAATCGCCGAATAGCCGaggtatcaaggatagaaaCTTGCTATGATGATGGGATGCGATTAGCATTACAAAATGCTGTTAGAATTGCTTCAAAGATTAATGCAACTTCTCCGACAGTGGTTTGTGGTGCTTTGAGGGCGTTATTTGGGGCTATTGCTATTGATACTGGCAAGTCTGATGTTGCCGGAACCATTTTCTGGAGAGTTCATACTGGTGAGACTCAAAATGCTTTTGTCTTTTCAGTTTAA
- the LOC136230922 gene encoding probable alpha,alpha-trehalose-phosphate synthase [UDP-forming] 9, with amino-acid sequence MMSRSCSNLFHLACGDMLNLPQAPTSIPRVMTVPGFYAEKDGHGYRNGDSYAPSGFCKKIIIVANFLPIHAQKDSKSSRWSFSFDEDSLFLQLRDGFSIDSKVVYVGSLKVDVDKSEQDEVSQTLLKEFNCLPTFLPPDVYKKFYHGFCKHYLWPLFHYMLPMCPDHGDRFDKLLWQAYVSANKIFADKVTEVINPEEDFVWVHDYHLMVLPTFLRKHFYRVKLGFFLHSPFPSSEIYRTLPVRNEILKALLNADLIGFHTFDYARHFLACCSRMLGLDYESKRGHIGLEYFGRTVYIKILPVGVHIGRLESALNHPSSSVKVKEIKKQFEGKKVIIGVDDMDIFKGISFKLLAVEQLLQQKPDLQGKIVMVQIVNPARSSGKDVQEAKRETYLITKRINSAFGFPGYEPVVLIDRHVPFYEKTAYYALAECCVVNAVRDGMNLIPYKYVVCRQGTPVMDEALGVVSGSPHPSALVVSEFIGCSPSLSGAIRVNPWHVEAVADAINLALTLPPLEKQLRHEKHYQYIRSHDVAYWVCSFMQDLERACRGHDSKRCWGLGFGMNFRILSLSPIFRKLSNDLVVSAYKSTKRRAIFLDYDGTVVPQNSIVKTPSPEVISVLNSLCSDPKNTVFIVSGRGKDCLSDWFSECENLGIAAEHGYFTRWSKMSNWETSSMAVDFQWKKVAEPVMNLYAETTDGSSIETKESALVWHHQDADPDFGSCQAKELLDHLESVLANEPAVVKRGQHIVEVKPQGVTKGLVAEKILSAMIAEEKSPDFVMCIGDDRSDEDMFESISKTSSTLLNSSVPEIFACTVGQKPSKATYYVDDTSDVLALLQSLAATPHSKPRGNREEQVSFDHDWRVEIS; translated from the exons ATGATGTCAAGGTCCTGCTCAAATTTGTTTCATTTAGCATGCGGAGATATGTTGAATTTACCGCAAGCTCCTACTTCTATTCCAAGGGTGATGACTGTTCCAGGGTTTTATGCTGAAAAAGATGGTCATGGATACAGAAATGGAGATTCATATGCTCCATCTGGATTTTGCAAGAAGATAATTATAGTAGCAAATTTTCTGCCGATACATGCTCAGAAAGATTCAAAATCGAGCAGGTGGTCATTCAGTTTTGACGAGGATTCACTTTTTTTGCAACTGAGGGATGGCTTTTCGATTGATTCCAAGGTTGTTTACGTTGGATCCCTAAAGGTTGATGTGGATAAAAGTGAACAAGATGAAGTTTCCCAGACACTGCTCAAGGAATTCAACTGTTTACCGACATTTCTTCCTCCTGATGTCTACAAAAAGTTTTATCATGGATTCTGTAAGCATTATTTGTGGCCCCTTTTTCATTACATGCTGCCTATGTGCCCCGATCACGGTGATCGTTTTGACAAGTTGCTGTGGCAAGCATACGTTTCTGCTAATAAAATTTTTGCAGATAAAGTTACGGAGGTCATTAATCCCGAAGAGGATTTTGTATGGGTTCATGACTACCACTTGATGGTCCTTCCTACTTTCTTAAGGAAGCATTTTTACCGAGTGAAGCTCGGTTTCTTCCTTCATAGTCCGTTTCCTTCATCAGAAATTTACCGGACTCTACCGGTTAGGAATGAGATTCTCAAAGCTTTGCTCAATGCGGATTTAATTGGTTTCCATACTTTTGATTATGCTCGACACTTTCTAGCATGCTGCAGCCGAATGTTAGGCCTAGACTATGAATCAAAACGCGGTCATATTGGCCTTGAATATTTTGGTCGCACAGTCTACATCAAAATTTTGCCTGTTGGAGTACATATAGGTCGGCTGGAATCTGCACTGAATCATCCATCTTCGTCTGTCAAGgtcaaagaaataaaaaaacagtTTGAAGGGAAAAAGGTAATTATTGGAGTTGATGACATGGACATTTTCAAGGGCATTAGTTTCAAGTTGTTGGCTGTGGAACAACTTTTGCAGCAGAAGCCTGACTTACAGGGAAAGATTGTCATGGTTCAAATTGTGAATCCGGCAAGGAGCTCGGGGAAAGATGTACAAGAAGCAAAGAGGGAAACATATTTGATCACGAAAAGGATAAATAGTGCTTTCGGTTTTCCAGGCTACGAGCCAGTGGTCTTGATTGACCGTCATGTGCCTTTCTATGAGAAAACAGCCTACTATGCATTGGCTGAATGTTGTGTTGTAAATGCAGTAAGGGATGGAATGAACCTAATCCCGTATAAGTATGTTGTGTGCAGGCAAGGAACTCCTGTAATGGATGAAGCTCTGGGAGTAGTTTCTGGATCTCCCCATCCGAGTGCACTCGTTGTATCGGAGTTCATTGGGTGTTCACCGTCTCTAAGTGGTGCCATTCGAGTAAACCCATGGCATGTTGAAGCTGTTGCTGATGCAATAAATCTGGCTCTCACCTTGCCTCCTCTAGAGAAGCAGTTGAGACATGAAAAGCACTATCAATATATTCGCTCTCATGATGTGGCTTACTGGGTGTGCAGTTTTATGCAAGACTTGGAGCGAGCATGCAGAGGTCATGACAGTAAACGTTGCTGGGGTTTAGGTTTTGGTATGAATTTTAGAATTCTATCCCTTTCACCAATATTCAGGAAGCTTTCCAATGACCTTGTTGTCTCTGCATACAAGTCGACAAAGAGGAGAGCTATATTTTTGGATTATGATGGCACAGTGGTGCCTCAAAATTCCATTGTGAAAACCCCGAGTCCTGAAGTTATCTCCGTGCTGAACAGCCTCTGCAGTGACCCTAAGAACACTGTGTTTATAGTTAGTGGGCGGGGGAAAGATTGTCTAAGTGATTGGTTTTCTGAATGTGAGAATCTAGGGATCGCAGCAGAGCATGGCTACTTCACAAG GTGGAGTAAGATGTCGAATTGGGAAACGAGTTCCATGGCAGTGGATTTCCAGTGGAAAAAAGTTGCAGAACCCGTGATGAATTTATATGCTGAAACTACTGATGGTTCATCTATAGAGACCAAGGAGAGTGCCTTGGTATGGCATCATCAGGATGCCGATCCTGATTTTGGATCTTGCCAGGCCAAGGAACTGTTGGATCATCTCGAAAGTGTTCTTGCTAATGAGCCTGCTGTCGTCAAACGGGGTCAGCATATTGTTGAAGTGAAGCCACAG GGAGTCACCAAAGGACTTGTTGCAGAGAAGATACTTTCAGCAATGATAGCTGAAGAAAAATCGCCAGATTTTGTTATGTGCATTGGGGATGATAGATCTGACGAAGATATGTTTGAGAGCATATCAAAAACATCGTCAACTCTATTAAATTCTTCAGTCCCAGAGATCTTTGCCTGCACAGTTGGGCAAAAACCAAGCAAAGCTACGTACTACGTAGATGATACATCTGATGTGCTGGCATTGCTTCAAAGTCTGGCAGCAACTCCACATTCGAAACCAAGAGGCAACAGAGAAGAGCAAGTCTCTTTCGATCATGATTGGCGAGTTGAGATATCGTAG